The sequence below is a genomic window from Haematobia irritans isolate KBUSLIRL chromosome 3, ASM5000362v1, whole genome shotgun sequence.
ATTATCGCCATCTGCGGCAGCAGTAGCAGCAACTAAAACACTTGTTGTTGCATCGTCGACAAATTCTAGCATCTCATCCGCCCCAGCAAGTAAAACAATTGTTGTGTCGACAAATGCTACCATCTCATCCGCCCCATCGTCATCATCAGCTGCCGCTGCTTCCACCTTAACTTATACGCAACAAACTACACCACTGAACCAAATTAATGGAcatttgataaataattttaataagaatccaaataataaaaacacatttaatacaaatacaacaaatttgcaACAACCCGCCTCTAAATTAGTTCCTAATGGCCATATAATCCATGCAACAACATCAAATAATCATAGCAATAACGTTACAAATTATGCATCTGTTACGGCATCATCTTCATTTGGAACTGCAACTTCAACATCAGTAAATTCACTTAGTTTGTCTTCGTATACAACACCCTTTTCTTCATTGTCCTCCAATTCCAATACAACAACCACTACTAGCAATGTCGTctcagaaaacaacaacaacaatgcattATCATCGTCGTCATTAACTGGATCGATTGCTATCAAAACAATCCCTACTACTGAAACAACAAACAACAATAGCGCAGCAACTACAAACAGCAACGCCGATACTGTTGCATCAGCTTCAGCTGACgatgcagcagcagcagcaccaACTGCTGCCCCCGAACAAGAACCTGAACCAGAAATTGACATTGTCATCAATAACGTTGTATGTTCCTTTAGTGTACGTTGTCATTTGAATTTACGTGAGATTGCATTAAATGGTGCCAATGTAGAGTATAGACGAGAAAATGGTATGGTAACTATGAAATTACGTCGCCCTTATACTACAGCTTCCATTTGGTCGTCTGGTCGAATAACATGCACCGGAGCCACATCTGAAGAACAGGTATTATTAGATGTGTAACAAATACAATGTTCGAAtatctttaattttttgtcttATTTTGTTTTAGGCAAAAATCGCAGCTAGACGTTATGCTCGTACTTTGGAGAAATTGGGTTTCCGTGCACGCTTCCATAATTTTCGTGTGGTTAATGTTTTAGGGACTTGCAGTATGCCTTGGGCgatcaaaattgtaaatttctCTGAGAAATATCGAGAGGAGGCCAGTTATGAACCCGAATTACATCCTGGTGTTACTTACAAACTACGTTATCCCAAagctacattaaaaatattttctacaggcaGTATTACAGTTACTGGtaaattagattttattttattttttgatattttatgtACAGTGAAACTtcttaaattttgaacattttgaaaaattgagaCGTTACTTAGCCTCTAAAACAaagtattatttatttatttatttacattcaCGTTACACATCCAAAatgcactttaactagatttcaattatcatttgccttataaaaaaggtacttcaaatccacttttagtagatttcgagtcTACTGTGAATGGGCTACAACTCTTAAGATGGGACCGATTTTCATTTTGTCGTTTATACCGcctaaataacaataatttggttgttaattttcttattttcgtCTTTTTCAATAATTACAGCTGCTAGTGTCGCTCATGTCCAAAATGCTATCGAACATATTTTCCCGCTTGTTTATGAATTCCGTAAGAAACGTTCACCCGAAGAATTAGAACAATTACGTTTGAAACAACTACAAAATGCCACATTTGAAGATATTATTGAAGCTGATGATACTTTAGCTGGATCGGCGGCTGGAGGAGATATATTAAGTGATAAAAAATCACTACAACGACGTCGCATATCGAATTCATTTACTAAATTTCCCAATGCCAAAAGAAAACGTACCAAATTAGGCGGTGGTattgatgatgatgaagaagaGTTTTATGCTGATGATCCTGATAATGCAATAAATGATGGTATAGGAGAAGACGACGATGATATTGTTATGTATGATCCCAACGATTCCATTATAGCTGGTCCTGATGATGAAGAGGATGATTTGTAAGAATATattgaatacaaaaataatatatacatCGTATATAAAaagtacatatacatatatacaaaatatatgcCCCTATACATTGAAAATGTGTGTATAGAAGAGCCACTCCTAACTAAGACCGTCATTTACCCAAAAGACAGTTACTAAGGCTTTGGTGGCAATTGTTCGTTTTTATAAGCATAtctataacagcaaacaaaacaaataaaccaaACAACAAATACACAAAAACAAAGATCATGTGGAAGGAGATTaaactgaaattttgttttatgagATATGTCAAATGGGGAAAAGAATCATCATCAAAAAACCAAACAACTATACTATACCcagcattaaaaacaaaacataatcaATTATCATCTCTAATACACCATTACAATATTTCAAacaaagaaatcaaatcgacTTTTTATTATGTATAATTAATAATCTAGTGAAATTTAgagccaaaaatttaatgcaaatacaaacttttatttttaaggtAAGTGTAATaagaaaatcttttttatataattactCCTTTATTGTACCGCAATTCATCGGAAATTTTCAGCATAATTTTTATTCGCATAAAAAACCTCAGTAGTCGTATGGGTTAGCTttcgaagcttctctatgtgatgGGGAGAAATAGGTCGTATGGAAAAGTAAAATCGATACAAACTGAATATCACTTTGTTGCTTCacatagttttaaaattttgagaaaaatttatatgtattAGTTAGGTTCATAAGAATAAAATCCAAACCATTACCGACCACCAATTTGACCAAATTAGATTAAAGGAGGGCGAAAAAGTGAATAATAGTAATATCTCCATATAACTTTCGTAATTGTAAGTTGCCAAAGATGGTAGAATTAGGAAAAAAATGCTAGGTTTTTCCAAAATATACGTCTCCAAATAAGTAGgtacatcaattttctatagaaataaaattttctatggaaataaaattttgatttttttaagtgtggtagatttttggtaaatttttcttaaaattttggtagattatttttggcacgaagtGGATATTTTTGGCCAAAACGAAAGATGGTGTTCGACGCTGTAGACGAAGTCAATTTGTAATCTTTAGTGTAATAAAATTCCAAAGCTTtcctttaatatttttataaaagtaaaacatGTCTTAAAACTATtctatctttatttctatagaaaatttatagaaataaaattttgacaaaattttctaaagaaataaaatttttgacaaaattttctaaagaaataaaattttgaaaaaattttctaaagaaataaaattttgacaaaattttctattgaaataaaattttgacaaaatttttctataaaaaataaaatttgttgttgttttttatttcagcttaaaaccatcttgcagtctatagggctttgtccaaataaatttgacaaacatttttttcctctgttggataaactacacttgtagtttagtcaatgtatggttttaagctgaaataaaaacaacaacaatgcttaaagaacaaaaccaacaataacaaaacaaaacgaatgaaataaaattttgacaaaattttctaaagaaataaaattttgacaaaattttctaaagaaataaaattttgacaaaattttctatggaaataaaattttgacaaaactttctatagaaataaaattttgacaaaattttctatagaaataaaattttaacaaaattttctatagaaataaaattttgacaaaattttctatagaaataaaattttgacaaaattttctatagaaataaaattttgacaaaattttctatagaaataaaattttgacaaaattttctaaaaaaaataaaattgtgattttttaagtttggtagatttttggtaaatttttcttaaaatttaccaaaaatatttttcatattgtcATTAGCATTAGTTAGAAGAgagaatccaccactgaaaaatctATTGGTGTTTGGTtgtatatcaacaaaaaatttgacccaTTTAAATCACATTGACAATActtttatggatataaaataaAGGTAGATTGAAATTTTCGATCTATTTCGGGCAGGAAGAACAAACGGTCAAAATGTCAAATCGCGGAAAATAGGTTTATGGGGGGTTTAAATCCGAAAATGAACCATCATAACATATTTTCGAACTGAAATGTCTCTATAGCGATTACATCAGAAAAATAGATAGACGCAAAGTCCGGTAGATAATattgaaatttcaaccggataaaaAACAAAGCTTTGGTCGAAACTGTAGGGGCAGAAagttggttgcattttttaagacgagatTAAATTCGTTGTAAGGTTTTGTATTCTAATGCCTGAGAAGAACGTAAGACTGCATAGCTTTCATTTGCTCTCAACATGAGGAACCTGCAGGGTGGTTGTTCGACTGTCTCCCTTTATTTTCTTCACAAAGTCTACAGtagccaataattttttttttatgaattgcgaagaattttcttctatttaaatttaaaaatttgtttattcataaattatttatttatttttttatattttcagatattttataaACTGCTGCCAGTGTgtgcttttttgtttttcaacaacaacaacaattagaaattaaataacTTTTTATTCATCTCGTTTTATGTGAGTCATACTACAAATActacaacaaacaaacaatcactTACAATACAAAACAACCAATAAGAACATTTAAAATCAACCAtagtttaaacaaaaaaaaaactagtataCTATATAAGAAGCAACAAAATCCTAAAAACCAACACTACAACAATATAATGCTAATTATAATTTTCACGTTGTCTTGTAATTTATCAAATTATTATAATTGCTGATAAATatgatatatataatttatgatttcaattattattattattattatttctttaaaggaAACCACCGCctcttatttaaataaattaattacaactattcgtaatattaacaaagaaaaagaaaaacaaaataatttaattttaagtgttttttgttataattaaaaAGAAACTTAGTGTGAAAAGAG
It includes:
- the Trf2 gene encoding TATA box binding protein-related factor 2, which encodes MYISNSSNIGMATLLQNNKNCMKTLTNGTTIPNQVVGTIVSSGSNVGTTNTTLVTGNVAGGSGGGAVTTLGGNALIPAQTQTILLTNGATGASTLITYQQYQQLLQQQQQQQQQRLLVSQNLVNVPIGNIVSTSNGGLAVITDSSNNATTSSSSSTTTTAAHQGTFLVTNASTGVSQFQQQLQQHINANGVGGIHTNNNSSIVTTSTAYLHQPTQHQQARLITTNSAGGGTIRHFSQFSQQPATTRNVIISSNNTATVPKKVIGTIVSSGSNVGTTTTTQVTGNIGGVVVSSTPIGNNNINVVKSQQPQQFITTNIQQLTPQQRLAAAANIKQLNIQQLLPQQRLATANMKKLNIKQLRPQQQFATANIQQLRPQQQLKIVKTTQNIPQRATLMNKLVPSSTAATASLSPSAAAVAATKTLVVASSTNSSISSAPASKTIVVSTNATISSAPSSSSAAAASTLTYTQQTTPLNQINGHLINNFNKNPNNKNTFNTNTTNLQQPASKLVPNGHIIHATTSNNHSNNVTNYASVTASSSFGTATSTSVNSLSLSSYTTPFSSLSSNSNTTTTTSNVVSENNNNNALSSSSLTGSIAIKTIPTTETTNNNSAATTNSNADTVASASADDAAAAAPTAAPEQEPEPEIDIVINNVVCSFSVRCHLNLREIALNGANVEYRRENGMVTMKLRRPYTTASIWSSGRITCTGATSEEQAKIAARRYARTLEKLGFRARFHNFRVVNVLGTCSMPWAIKIVNFSEKYREEASYEPELHPGVTYKLRYPKATLKIFSTGSITVTAASVAHVQNAIEHIFPLVYEFRKKRSPEELEQLRLKQLQNATFEDIIEADDTLAGSAAGGDILSDKKSLQRRRISNSFTKFPNAKRKRTKLGGGIDDDEEEFYADDPDNAINDGIGEDDDDIVMYDPNDSIIAGPDDEEDDL